Proteins encoded together in one Bacillus marinisedimentorum window:
- a CDS encoding ribonuclease H-like YkuK family protein — MYIEAPFYNGTSKDMDFDDVFSHIKDFIIKDPRAAYRLSIGTDSHVHRDYTRFITAIHLHRIGKGAWGCLREYNEKRRITSLKEKISKETTLSQEVAYRFAMGPIEDLAELIAPYEDEGASLEFEVHLDIGKKGLTRNLIGEMTRRIDSMGIGVRIKPDSYAASSYAHRETK; from the coding sequence ATGTATATTGAAGCACCATTTTACAACGGGACAAGTAAGGACATGGATTTTGACGATGTTTTCAGCCATATAAAAGATTTCATTATAAAAGACCCGCGCGCCGCATACCGGTTATCAATCGGTACCGATTCGCACGTGCATCGCGATTATACCCGTTTCATCACTGCAATCCACTTGCACCGCATCGGCAAGGGGGCATGGGGGTGCCTCCGCGAATATAATGAAAAAAGGCGCATTACCAGTTTAAAAGAAAAAATTTCAAAGGAGACAACGTTAAGCCAGGAAGTCGCCTACCGGTTTGCGATGGGTCCGATAGAAGATCTCGCGGAGCTGATTGCACCTTACGAAGATGAAGGCGCAAGCCTCGAATTTGAAGTCCACCTCGATATCGGCAAAAAAGGATTGACCCGCAACTTAATCGGCGAGATGACAAGGCGGATTGATTCGATGGGCATTGGCGTCAGAATCAAACCTGACTCTTATGCCGCTTCAAGCTATGCCCATCGTGAAACAAAGTAA
- a CDS encoding KGG domain-containing protein → MANRKDDNRDMTLEEAGRKGGETTSRTHDKEFYQEIGKKGGEATSESHDKDFYKEIGEKGGEATAESHDKEFYQEIGEKGGEATSRNHDREFYEEIGEKGGNARANNDNK, encoded by the coding sequence ATGGCAAACAGAAAAGACGATAACCGTGACATGACACTTGAAGAAGCTGGACGTAAGGGCGGAGAAACTACTTCTCGCACTCACGATAAAGAATTCTATCAGGAAATCGGTAAAAAAGGCGGAGAAGCGACATCCGAAAGCCATGACAAAGACTTCTACAAAGAGATTGGTGAAAAAGGCGGAGAAGCAACTGCTGAAAGCCACGACAAAGAATTTTATCAGGAAATTGGCGAGAAGGGCGGAGAAGCCACTTCCCGTAACCATGACCGCGAATTTTACGAAGAAATCGGCGAAAAAGGCGGAAATGCCCGCGCCAACAATGACAATAAATAA
- a CDS encoding nucleoside deaminase: MVVQLWNELSQEWQQCFELVWEAFKDGARPIAAFVTDKSGNIVSTGKSTVFQYSEIEPVSHNELAHAEVNALLKLDNRIHQDTEGYTLYTSLEPCPLCFSAFYMSGLRNLQFGAFDKYGGSTNLCGTTPYLSRKPIKMIGPVPHFEDVSAFFTVYFDISKSYAKGAQVHNRMKEDYPEAVQLGRDWGGVKKLEQYRDMPAEKIFTVVSSEIQCMKKLVHAE; encoded by the coding sequence ATGGTGGTACAGTTGTGGAATGAATTATCACAGGAATGGCAGCAATGTTTCGAACTCGTATGGGAGGCATTCAAAGACGGGGCCAGGCCGATTGCGGCATTTGTCACAGACAAATCTGGAAACATCGTTTCAACCGGAAAAAGCACCGTTTTTCAGTATTCAGAAATTGAACCGGTCTCTCACAATGAGCTGGCACATGCGGAAGTGAATGCCCTGTTAAAGTTAGATAACCGTATCCATCAGGACACAGAAGGCTATACGCTGTACACAAGCTTAGAGCCTTGCCCGCTCTGTTTCAGCGCGTTTTATATGTCCGGCCTCCGCAATCTGCAGTTCGGGGCCTTCGATAAGTACGGCGGCAGCACAAACCTTTGCGGTACGACTCCATATCTAAGCCGGAAACCAATTAAGATGATCGGCCCGGTACCTCACTTTGAAGATGTATCGGCCTTTTTTACAGTGTATTTCGATATCAGCAAATCGTATGCCAAAGGAGCCCAGGTCCATAATCGAATGAAAGAAGATTATCCGGAGGCCGTTCAACTTGGACGGGACTGGGGCGGCGTGAAGAAGCTAGAGCAATACCGGGACATGCCTGCCGAAAAAATCTTCACCGTCGTGTCATCCGAAATTCAATGTATGAAAAAGCTGGTCCATGCGGAATAA
- a CDS encoding phosphatase PAP2 family protein — protein MDQQHEEKLKEAGFPLLLLLIGLGAAGLSLFIFSELAEDILASETIRFDAAVVGLFVSISSEPLDQAMILITELGSVWFLTALSLMVLAFLWVRYRDKWGILFFAIGVAGGGILTKILKSTYERSRPGINPDIDAVGYSFPSGHAMGSLVFYGFAIYFIVRSRLSRTAKWLGSITSGVLIILIGISRIYLGAHYPSDVAAGYSAGLIWLAMAVLALEYVEWHTRNNIRPVRALRNLLSDLI, from the coding sequence TTGGATCAGCAACATGAAGAAAAACTCAAAGAAGCGGGTTTTCCGCTGCTCTTGCTGCTGATTGGCCTCGGTGCCGCTGGCCTGTCCCTCTTTATCTTTTCAGAACTGGCTGAAGATATCCTGGCATCTGAAACCATCCGATTTGACGCGGCAGTGGTCGGCCTTTTCGTATCGATTAGCAGTGAGCCGCTCGACCAGGCGATGATTCTGATTACAGAGCTCGGGTCGGTTTGGTTTTTGACTGCACTGTCACTCATGGTCCTCGCTTTTCTCTGGGTTAGGTATCGGGATAAATGGGGCATTTTGTTTTTTGCTATAGGAGTGGCCGGCGGCGGAATCCTGACCAAAATACTTAAGAGCACGTATGAACGGAGCAGGCCTGGCATTAATCCCGATATTGATGCTGTAGGTTACAGCTTTCCAAGCGGACATGCGATGGGATCGCTTGTGTTTTACGGTTTTGCTATTTATTTTATTGTGCGCAGCCGGTTGTCCCGCACAGCTAAATGGCTCGGATCCATCACTTCGGGGGTTCTCATCATTTTGATTGGCATCAGCCGGATCTATCTCGGTGCCCATTATCCGAGTGATGTTGCTGCCGGTTATTCGGCGGGGCTGATCTGGCTTGCTATGGCCGTTCTCGCCCTTGAGTATGTGGAATGGCATACTCGGAATAACATTCGTCCTGTCCGCGCTTTGCGGAATTTATTGAGTGATTTGATTTAA
- a CDS encoding PQQ-dependent sugar dehydrogenase, translated as MYRLLVLLLILAAAAGCSEENETAKEAPKQQKESSMESGNDKESRIPDAEVLASNLDIPWDIAKTEDVFFISERNGNITRIDSNEKREDMALNLEKEISARGEGGLLGFVLHPDYHKNQRAIIYYTYQESGETLNRIVAVERKENEWVEEQELLGSIPGGRIHNGGRIAIGPDGYLYAAAGDAGEAEAAQDPSVLNGKILRIALDGSIPSENPVENSPVYSYGHRNPQGLAWSEEGTMYAAEHGQSAHDEINKIEPGKNYGWPVIQGDEQQEAMETPVFHSGNETWAPSGLGYYSGNLYAAGLAGRQIRRFDLKKQESSVLFEGAGRIRDIFIEGDGTMYLITNNTDGRGNPDEDDDHLLKVDLGE; from the coding sequence TTGTATAGATTACTTGTTTTATTGCTGATACTTGCGGCAGCCGCCGGCTGTTCTGAAGAAAATGAAACGGCGAAAGAGGCTCCAAAGCAGCAGAAGGAATCAAGTATGGAATCTGGCAATGACAAAGAGAGCCGGATTCCGGATGCTGAAGTGCTTGCATCCAATCTGGATATCCCGTGGGATATCGCAAAAACTGAAGACGTTTTTTTTATCAGTGAGCGGAACGGAAACATAACCAGAATCGACTCGAATGAAAAAAGGGAGGACATGGCGCTCAACCTTGAAAAAGAAATATCGGCACGCGGAGAAGGGGGACTGCTCGGTTTTGTCCTGCATCCTGACTATCACAAAAATCAAAGGGCAATCATCTATTATACCTATCAAGAAAGCGGTGAAACACTGAACCGTATTGTTGCGGTCGAACGGAAGGAAAATGAATGGGTTGAAGAGCAGGAGCTCCTCGGTTCCATTCCAGGTGGCCGGATTCATAACGGCGGCCGCATCGCAATCGGACCTGACGGTTATCTGTATGCGGCAGCAGGTGATGCCGGAGAAGCGGAGGCCGCCCAGGACCCCAGTGTGTTAAACGGGAAGATTTTAAGGATTGCCCTGGATGGTTCGATCCCATCAGAGAATCCGGTTGAAAATTCACCGGTGTATTCATATGGGCACCGCAATCCGCAGGGACTGGCCTGGAGCGAAGAGGGAACCATGTATGCAGCTGAACATGGCCAGAGTGCCCATGATGAAATCAATAAGATCGAACCGGGCAAAAATTACGGATGGCCTGTCATTCAGGGAGACGAGCAGCAAGAAGCAATGGAGACTCCTGTTTTCCACTCCGGCAATGAAACATGGGCTCCGTCCGGACTTGGTTATTATAGCGGCAACCTTTATGCGGCAGGACTAGCAGGACGCCAAATCAGGAGGTTTGACCTTAAGAAACAGGAGTCATCTGTCTTATTCGAAGGAGCAGGGCGGATCAGGGACATCTTTATTGAAGGCGATGGCACAATGTACCTCATCACCAACAATACGGACGGACGCGGCAATCCGGATGAGGATGATGATCATTTGCTGAAGGTTGACCTGGGGGAATGA
- a CDS encoding CoA-disulfide reductase: protein MNNKIVIVGGVAGGATTAARLRRLDEQAEIIMFERGEYISFANCGLPYYIGGTIQDRDALLVQTVEGMSKKFNLDIRNLSEVVSINRERKMVTVRKVVTGETYEESYDKLVLSPGAKPIKPNIPGIEDAKELFTLRNVPDTDKIKSYIEEKKPGKAVVVGGGFIGVEMAENLHDLGLDVTLVEMADQIMAPLDYEMAAILHQHFADKGVNLILDDGVERFANEGKTIHLNSGQKLQTDMIILAIGVQPENMLAKEAGLAIGNRGGIKVNDALQTDDPSIYAIGDAIEVKDYILGKPAMIPLAWPANRQGRLVADHINGYDVKYSGTLGTSIAKVFDMTAAATGLNEKTLKQMGIEHEVIHVHPGSHAGYYPGSFPISMKLVFEPDTGKIFGAQAVSYDGADKRIDVLATAIKGGLTIFDLPDLELAYAPPFSSAKDPVNMAGYAAMNVLEGKNETVQWHEIDAIVENGALLIDVREPMECDMGAINGSKNIPLGELRNRLGELPKDEMIYVYCQVGLRGYLAARILAQNGFPVKNLDGGFRTYSCVYDTAGQNHCDTNFNDSGVTLGKEEAEQPEAVTVLNACGLQCPGPIMKVNEQIKVMNDGEVLEVQATDPGFAKDIKAWCANTRNTLVGTSFEDKTFKAFIRKGAPLNVLSEKPSSPVIETKDGSTMVVFSGDLDKAIASFIIASGSAAMGKNVTMFFTFWGLNVLRKEQAGPIKKNFMEKMFARLMPRGPGSLPLSKMNMGGMGPRLIRNMMKQKNVDTLEVLMQNALDAGVRIVACSMSMDLMGIKEEELIDGVELGGVAAYLGDAEAAGLNLFI from the coding sequence ATGAATAATAAAATCGTAATTGTTGGCGGAGTAGCAGGAGGAGCCACAACGGCAGCACGCCTTCGCCGGCTTGATGAACAGGCGGAAATCATTATGTTTGAACGGGGAGAATATATATCGTTTGCCAACTGCGGACTTCCATACTACATCGGCGGCACAATCCAGGATCGCGATGCTCTATTGGTGCAAACCGTGGAGGGCATGTCAAAAAAATTCAATCTTGATATTAGAAATTTAAGTGAAGTAGTGAGCATAAACAGGGAAAGAAAAATGGTAACTGTCAGAAAAGTTGTGACGGGCGAAACGTACGAAGAAAGTTATGACAAGCTTGTCCTTTCCCCGGGTGCTAAACCGATCAAGCCGAATATTCCAGGAATTGAAGATGCCAAAGAGCTGTTTACACTCCGCAATGTCCCTGATACTGATAAAATCAAGTCATATATTGAAGAGAAAAAGCCGGGCAAAGCTGTTGTTGTCGGGGGAGGTTTCATAGGGGTCGAAATGGCTGAGAATCTCCATGACCTTGGCCTTGATGTCACACTTGTTGAAATGGCAGATCAAATCATGGCACCCCTCGATTACGAAATGGCTGCGATTCTTCACCAGCATTTTGCGGATAAAGGCGTCAATCTGATTCTTGATGATGGGGTCGAACGCTTTGCAAATGAAGGAAAAACAATCCATTTGAACAGCGGACAGAAGCTGCAGACCGACATGATCATCCTTGCAATAGGCGTGCAGCCTGAAAACATGCTGGCTAAAGAGGCGGGTCTTGCCATTGGCAACAGGGGCGGCATAAAAGTGAATGACGCCCTTCAGACGGATGACCCTTCCATATATGCAATCGGAGACGCCATTGAAGTAAAAGATTATATCCTCGGCAAACCGGCGATGATACCGCTCGCATGGCCGGCTAACCGCCAGGGCCGCCTTGTCGCAGACCATATCAACGGCTATGACGTCAAATACAGCGGAACACTTGGCACCTCGATCGCGAAAGTATTTGATATGACGGCTGCTGCAACTGGATTGAATGAAAAAACACTGAAACAGATGGGTATCGAACACGAAGTGATCCATGTGCATCCTGGTTCACACGCCGGGTATTATCCGGGATCGTTCCCAATATCCATGAAGCTCGTCTTTGAGCCGGATACCGGTAAAATCTTCGGGGCCCAGGCCGTTTCTTACGATGGGGCAGACAAGCGGATCGATGTCCTAGCAACTGCAATTAAAGGCGGATTGACCATTTTCGATCTTCCGGACCTCGAACTTGCTTATGCTCCTCCTTTTTCATCAGCCAAAGACCCTGTCAATATGGCAGGGTATGCAGCTATGAACGTCCTTGAGGGCAAAAATGAAACGGTTCAATGGCATGAAATCGATGCTATTGTCGAAAACGGCGCTCTTTTAATCGATGTCCGCGAACCGATGGAATGTGATATGGGGGCGATCAACGGTTCAAAAAACATTCCGCTTGGTGAACTGCGCAATCGTCTCGGTGAACTGCCGAAGGATGAAATGATTTATGTATATTGCCAGGTTGGGCTGCGCGGATATCTCGCCGCCCGTATCCTTGCACAAAATGGTTTCCCTGTTAAAAACCTTGATGGCGGATTCCGGACATATTCCTGTGTATACGATACTGCAGGCCAGAATCATTGTGATACTAATTTTAATGACTCAGGCGTAACACTTGGAAAAGAGGAAGCCGAACAACCAGAAGCTGTAACAGTTCTGAATGCATGCGGGCTGCAGTGCCCGGGGCCAATTATGAAAGTGAATGAACAAATCAAAGTGATGAACGACGGCGAAGTGCTCGAAGTCCAGGCGACGGACCCCGGTTTTGCAAAAGATATAAAAGCATGGTGCGCCAACACGAGAAACACGCTTGTCGGCACCAGCTTTGAAGACAAAACATTCAAAGCGTTCATACGGAAAGGCGCACCGCTGAATGTCCTCTCCGAAAAGCCTTCAAGCCCGGTGATCGAAACGAAGGATGGATCTACGATGGTCGTGTTCAGCGGGGACCTGGACAAAGCAATCGCGTCTTTCATTATTGCATCCGGTTCAGCGGCAATGGGCAAAAATGTGACAATGTTCTTTACATTCTGGGGGTTGAATGTATTGCGGAAAGAACAGGCCGGCCCGATCAAAAAGAACTTCATGGAAAAAATGTTTGCGCGCTTGATGCCTAGAGGCCCGGGATCCCTGCCGCTTTCAAAAATGAATATGGGCGGTATGGGACCTAGATTGATACGTAATATGATGAAACAGAAAAACGTCGACACGCTTGAAGTCCTGATGCAAAACGCACTGGACGCCGGGGTGAGGATTGTGGCTTGTTCGATGTCCATGGATCTTATGGGAATCAAAGAGGAGGAACTTATTGACGGCGTCGAACTTGGAGGAGTGGCTGCATATCTTGGCGACGCAGAAGCAGCTGGATTGAATTTGTTTATTTAA